In the Trichoderma atroviride chromosome 4, complete sequence genome, ACGGTAGAAGGCCgtctggaagatgagggcgAATGTTGTGGAGACATGACGGGAGTTGATGGTGTCGTAACAGGAGTGCTGAACCCGCTGCTACTTTGGCCTCGATTGGCGCCGTTGTCATCGCGATGAAGCTTGAGCAGAGAGGAAAGGATGCCTCCACGATatcttgatggcctcgggACGTAGTCTTGGGTGTAGGCTTGCATGATGACCGGAGTTGATCTGCCGGATGAAGAAGGTTGTGGATGGAAAAGGTAGTCTTTATCATGGGAGCTCACGATCGACTCTGCTCTATCGTGTTCATGTGGCTGGTACAGGCGGGAGCTATGGGGGGTACGATGTGTGGTAGAGTACGTGCTGTGAGGCGTGTATTCCCGGAGAGTAGACGTAGGGCTAGTCGTGGTAGCAGCGTCATCATCCAAGTCTCGATCAGTATGGTCTGAGACTTTGAGGACGGGCTGGAATGATCGTTGAAGCTCAATCGAGTTTCGTCTTGAACCTGGGGCAGACCGGGAGTAAGACGAGCCCAGCGTTACAGCCAGGCGATCTGCTCGTTGCCGTGCATCCGTCATGGATCGAAGCTGCCGTTCTGTGACATGCTCCTCCGCCTTGTCTGCTTCCTCTTGTTCTTGACGGACATTGTAGCTGGTATTGCGCTTCAAGACTGGTCTTGGCACTTTTGGCGTAGTGGATTCTCCAGCTTTCGGGACGGGAGTCGATGCTTGTGCCGGTGACGCTCGTAATTCGGGTGAGTTTTGCTCCTCCGTCAGCAGCACCATGTTTAAGGCAAGTCTCAATTCCTGAGCATCTGGTGGCCCCGAGTCAGAGGGCTGTAGGTTTGGTGATGCCTGGGGCGAGTGTTCGAAATATCCAACAGGCGGGCTCTGGTCCAAGAGCCAGTCACCACTGCTAGGAGAGGCAATCTCCCTCCCGAATGGACCAACCGAGAGGTTCGCAGACGACCTCAACGACGACGGCTTCGATTCATCCTCGCTCCAGACTACACGCTTCTTGCCTTTACGGCCAGGCGTAGTGATCTCGCTAACGTCTCCATAGTCTCTGGGGTCTGTTGACATTGCTGTGGCGTGCTGCCTCTCAGTATCGTCGGCTCTGAGACCTGTTTCAGGGTTTAGGGAGGGGCTTCAAGCCAGAGAAAgggagatgatgcagcatGATTTGGGAGAGACGAGCTACCACAGCTGCGTAGCACATGTaaataagagagaaaaaattgCCATGAGTAATGGCTGGCTCTCCCGGCTCGTCTGGAATGCCCCTCCCTGGTGATCCCTGATAGCGGCTGGGTGCCGTGTCAGCGAGCAAAAGCTTGTCTGGGTCCCGGGCCTGTTAGATTTGCAATTACAGCCACGATGGCGAAACGAAGGGTGGGGGGTCTCCAGAGAGGAATCCCAACGTCCGCGAGCATGCCAGAGGCCGGTGCGGAAGCTTCTGCATGCGAGGCGTGCGCTTGGCAGGCCCAGGAACATGGCGGACGCCAGCTCTGCATCCCCggtttttttgcttttccatcTGTCCACCATGCTCCATATCCCGTTGTCAGTGCCATGCCATGATTCCATCCTCAACGCAGTGGCTAATCCGTGTTTGCTTGTCATGATCGGCTGGTCTGCGGCAGCATCCATTGGCTTCCGTGATCATCGGTGGCTCtttgtccatctccatcgcaTGACGGCCGTCCCGCCTGGCCCTACCGCCATATGTGCCATGCTGTCAGTATCACCAGCTTATTTCTCGTCATTCCTGGCTGCGACCTGCCGAGTTTAGTCAATCGGTAGTTTGGACGCGGCCGCCGAACGTCGGGCGCATAGTCATCGATGATACGAAATCCGCAGCAAGGAACAGGCAGGCTAGCCAAGGCAGCGGGTCAGACAAGATGCGAAGAATGAGTGCGTGATAGAGACAAGTTTTGCAGGTGGACCTGAAAAGCGGTTCTGCTGGCCAAGTTTTGGCAGCGATATGGAGGTGCAGGGGACCGTGTAGCCGCCCGGGTTGCCTCTTTGGGCTACGCCGGTGATGAGCTTATCGCTAGATAGCGCACGTGCAGCCTCAATATCAGGTTATCAGCTGCGAGGCGAGATGGTTTCTCCATCAATTCTCCATTGATTCTCCATTGACTCTACCTTGACTCTCCGCAAGCCGTGGCCAAGCACGTCGTTGTTACGATTTGCTTGCGTATTGATGGCATACTCGCAAACTCGTATTCAACTGCCACTGATGTCGATGGCAGGTAAGAACGTGCTATCTTGTGGCCACAGAGTCATATGCGCCCGTGGCGCCTCATGGCGAAAGCCTTTTGCGTTGGTGGCGAACCTGACTGGGGGTTCGTTTAAACAATACGCACcacttttaattttttttttctttccaggTTTTCTTTCAGTCCCCCCTGGCCAGAGAATTCCGTGTCAATTAACCTCTTCCATCTAGTCTGGCCCTTAGCTTCTTCGATAAGAGTCTTGCTAGGATCTTCTCAACAAGGACCAACGCCAGAGGACGCCAAGCAGCTGAGCTTTGTTCTCGAATCTTTCCATCTCACTTGCAGCGGGAATCCGCCTATCGGATGAACCCCCGGCGCCTATCTACGCTGACTATTAGCGCGTAGATATCAGGAGCCAGACTTATGCAAaatcttcatcgccttcacCGATCCTTGACTTTGGCCGCCAACATGCGATAGTCGAACGACCAATACGACTCGCAGTCTTGAGATTGCTGCCCAACAATCGGTTCTTTTGCGCCCAAGGGGAAATATCACCGGTTCCAAGGCCATTGCCGGCGGGACCCATCCAAGCTCTCCAGGGGTCCTCCACTGCTCATGGCCGGAAAGCTTAGCATGAAGACCCGTACTCGCAGCGGGATGAAATCCACACGGCCCACGTTGGGGCTGGAAAGCAGATCAAGAAATCTTGTTCTCGCCTAGACAGCCATGCTGCTAAGCCTGCAAGCTTGCGCGTGCATGTTTTGGTGCCATGCTATTAATATCTGTATCCACATGGCCGCACTACTTGAAGCTCGTGGTTGAGATCTACCGAGACTACTCCTGAACGGACGTGGACGGCACGATTCATTGCCGACTGAAAAAGGCGTTTCATGCACAGTTATCATGGGCGTCAGGAGCACAGCTGCTATCGCTTTGCATCTGTGAGTACGACCATGACTTGCCCTATGGGTCAAAGTTTCAGATGGGTGCCATCCCGTCAGTCCATTATAATGCACGACAAATCGAGTACCTCAAACATCTTGATACAACTTGTCTTAGCCTATCTAAACCTCAAACGTCATCTTAATCTGCTTGACACAATTCCTTTTGGTGTATCAAATCGTACATCTTGAAGGTATACAAAGATCCAGCCACCGACGGTCTGGTTTTATTTGACCCGCATAACACTGCTTCTCTCTGTTCCCCTTGCAGTCTGTAATGAACTATGCAaacctctttctcttttcctatTGTTTCAACACTACTGTGTATATGAGTGTATCAATTTGTTATCGCATTTGCTATGCCATTGAGAGAACGTAGCGAAATCAGGATCTGCCGATCTTATTGACGCACTGAATCAATTCCGCTTCCGATGATCGTCAGGGCCTgaatcttctcctttttgcgCCTCTCTCCCTTGAAAGATGATCGATCGCTTGACCAGCGTGAAAGATTTGAAACGGTGGTTCAATTCGTCAAACGAGATCAAGATCTACCCCTCATGAATTTTGACACTTAGTATTAGCACCCTCGAGTGTGATTATGAAAAATCGCCCACTGGTCAGGACACACTGAAAGGGAATGCTTTCTCTGTTTCTCTCATTAATTTTCAATTTTCTGGCTTCAAACAAAACTTCAAAAGGTAGGTATCATTTCCGAGCAACATTCCTCCATCATTGGTATTCCCTTATCCTGCACAGATGCAAGCTAAGCTTGGCCAATACTTCAAATCGCATAAATTCCTATGCAAAAGATTCCGTCTGGTTGTCGCAATATTCGAAGAATTTCCCAGCCTTGGACgtgtcttctccatcttgtgGAGACAGGGATTTTTCAACATCTGGACGGGTTGGGCCAAATCGACCCCAAGGCATGACATATTGTCCACTGTGCTCTGACTTGACATCTGGAGATAGGCCAGCAAATAACTCCGAGTATGCGCCGTAGATGGGATCATGCAGGGCTGGTGCCTACTCCAAGAATTAGCATGATATGTATTTCCCAAGGTTCTGCAAAAGCAATGGCTTACCATTGAATAGTATTCGAGCGCAGACACGTCGCGCTGCAGTGGTGTTTTGAGATTACCAGGATTGACAGTCTATCATGTCGGCACATTGTTAGAATGCTTGAGATTATCAGACATGACATCTTGGAACACATCTGCTTACCAAATGCAAAATTCCATTATCGGCATCCCGTCTAGCCCATTCACTACCGATGAAAAGATTTCCAGCCTTGCTGGCTGAGTATCTGGTATACTCATCTAGCCATTTCTTCTTGTAATCCAGGTTGTCGAGATCCATACCACCATTTGGCGCCATTAATTGGATCATAAGAGACCCCAGCCAAATAACACGGACGCTGCCTGCCGGTGACGATTTGGCTGTTGATTCGATGACTGGGTGCAGGAGCTTTGTGAAGAGGTAGGGGCCGAGACAGTTGACAGCCATCATTATTTCATGATCCTAGACGAAAAATAGGTAAGCATCTCATTGTGTGACCACATCTGTTaatagagagagaatgcGACCTACCTGTTTGGACCTGGTTGGAGCCTTTTTAGGCAAGCGCATGATTCCTGCATTATTGAAAAGAACGTCGAGTCTCGTCTCCTTTTCCAAGAAAGCGTTTGCGCCGGCTTTGATGGTGGAAAGATCGGCTAGATCAAGTAGCAGGAATTCCAGCCTTCCCTTGGAGTCGGGATGGGCTTCTTTGATGGATTTGATAGCATCTTGGCCGGCATCTTCGCGGCGCCCTGCGATATAGACAACGGCGTTTTTGGCATAAAGCAGTTTTGAGAGCTGATATCCTACGCCTGAGTATCCGCCAGTGACGATAAAGACCTGCTCGAGTGGGCATAATCGACATTAGCAGGACGAATTAAAGGGTACACGCAAAGATGCTACGTCGTGAAGATTTAACTGACCTTGTCAGATAGGTCGCCCAAGTGATTCTCTGTGAAAGTAGGCTTCGGTGGGAAACCCTGCGTCAAAATATTGCCGATTCGTTTGAACATGGCGAACAAAATTGAGACTGAGCTCAGAGTCCTTGTTTTGTATCGCGTATGAGAGGTTCAGAGCGAAGCGCTATGCTGAGAGGTCCAGACTGATTGTCGTACGTTTGCGCAGAAGGACAAAATTATGGAGAAGAATTGAGGAGTTTCATGAAACTCGGCCTCGGCAACTCTTTTATATGAGTTACCCTAGGCAAGCGGATGTCTAGAGGCAGGGATCTATCAAACAATCAGCACACAATTCCTCAACTATGCGCACCGCGTTGACGCCAATGACTATCCCCCGCTTTGCTCGATGCCCTGCCCACGATTTCGAATACTATATGTCTTTGTCCGCGGTCTCTATTTCTCGGACACTATTTGTTTGACTATCCGCTGGCCAGATGCGCTAGTGGGATTTACGCCCGCGTACATGCCAAACACAGCAATTGCAGCTTGGCGGTTCCAGCGTATTTGTCAGCGTGTATCTCTCTCCCTTTGTTAAACGGATCGTACTGATTTTGTGTGATCCTAAGTACATACTATCCTTCACGATACTTACCTTCTCCACTGTCTACTCTGAGAACGCAGCGCAAACGGATCTGGCAGGTGTCCTATCCGACTCAATACATGATACCAGCCCCAGGTTCAGGCTCTTCACGCGGACTCAATGCATCGCCCGAAGAAGCTCCACATGATTTCCGGCATCAAGAGGCCGAAGCTAGCCAAAATTGCACATACAGATGGAAGGCCTGTTCTACGATACGCGGCGCGATCTTGATCCGCAGACTAGCCGCAGATGGTAGTTACCCAAGATAGCACCAGCTTCCCAAAGAAGAATCCACGATGCCGCCGGCTTTACTAATTGCAGCCTTTgaatggcaatggccacGCCAAGTTAATTTGTCTGTCTGGGCAATGGGCTGATTCCATACCTATACATGCATCTTAAATCACAGATAGAAATGTGGCAATCGCATGCTGCGACAGGTATTGTTGCGATGTTTACAGAGCATGGGTCCTATATGAATCAGGCCATTTACCTTTCGAGTAAATACGAGCGGCACAGTCGTGCTATTCGTCACAGTTTGGATTTCATAAATACCATCAAAGGGCGATCTTTTCTCTAGCATCTTTATATGAACGGCTTTGATTGTTATTCGCTAGCGCCATCGTGTACCAGATGACAATTTATGCTTACCAGACTTGCTAGAGGTATTAGGGTGTGGCGTCGAAAAGTGGCATTTACCCATTTGCTTGGCGTGGCTTGTCTAAATCATGTAAGAAGGCGTATAAATTCCTGccctttcttcatcagcctTTTGTACTTGGAAGAACAATTTGTGGTGTGGTAGAGCTGCTACAGCCCTGGATCCTCTTTCATACCAAAGTGAAATCAAAAGCAGTTGGTCATTTTTCACTTATTAGGCCCTTTTTTGTCTTCAGCCGTTGTAGCATCGCCACTTACCCAGTGGCGTTTTCTGCTAGTGCTAATTCCCAATACATGCAATTCGCCTCGTGTTGTATGTGGCGTTGCGCCGCTTAAAGTTGGGTGAGAAGCCGCAGAAAGCGCCGATATCGCATACAATTAACATGCGTGATTGCAGGTACAGCCCATCTATCAGGAACATCAAGCGCATGTCTACGTGATTGCTACTCAGTCAACGATTCGCTTATATTGTGATACACGACTTACCACGAGTACAGGTAGCAGAATGCGCTTTTATGGCCAATTAGCAGATCCAGCGTTAGCCTATTCTGCCTCTCGCTAATCTTGATAGGGCCTGTTAGGCAACCCATTGGTCTTACACTGGTGCCCCTCATGTTCTCCAGTTTGCTTATGGTCCCCAACAAAATTCACTTTGCAATGTGAAGCTTGCGTATTAGAGCTTATCCTGTCATCAGTTGTTGAGTTATCACAGCCATAGGATACTGCAAGCTACTTGGTTTGTCGGATAACGATCGGCAAACAGGTAACAGAGTTCGACAATGCTTAGTAGAGTAGCACACACTTGTTAAGTAATCTGCGGCTACACCGCACATCGTCGTTGCGCTGCATGTCTTGGAAGCTGCGTCATGTGATTTGCAGTCTAATGTTGATGAGTTCAATTCCTGTATATACTCACGGGCACCTTGCATTGTACGCATTCACCATACCATATCATTAACACACGCAGCCGCGATAATATTCACAGCTTCAACATGACTTCTTGGTTCCCAGACCCCAGGCGGATTGTCACCGGCCACAATTCGCAAGGCAGAGCAGTTGTTGTTGCCGACAGCCCAATTCCTTGCGTCCCAACGCCGACGGGGGCCAACTTTGCGGTGCTCTATGAGACGCACCAATTCCCAGCCTCCAACGACGAATGGGTAGATCCTACCAAGACGCGAACCACTGACTTGTCGAACAACAAGGGGATTATTCTCCGGGTTGTCGACATCCCACCAAAAGTGGAAACGGTAAcagtattttttatttcaagATCCAGGGCCCGAGGCGGGGTATTCAGTTCAGGCGCAGATACTAAGAATGGCGGCAGTTGTTCCATCGGACGGAGTCGCTAGATTTCGGCATCCTTCTCAATGGAGAAGTTTCCTGGTACAttgcctctctctttctctatTTTAATAtgtaaattaaaatttaattgCTAATACCATCTATTTGTAGCCATCTCGATGATGGCGTCCGCATCGATATGAAGCCTGGCGATGTGTGCGTCCAGCGCGGCACGATTCACGGATGGACAAACTACTCAGAGGAACCCGCTCGCCTCTACTTTGTCTTATCAGGTAAGAAAAGCAGCCATGAAATCTGTCGTTTGTTGAGAAGACTGTCTCACAATGAAAATTAGCTGCTACGCCTGTCAAAATTGATGGAAAGTCATTGACGGCTTATGGCTACACCAAGGAAGAGGTCGAAAGTGGAGGCGCATCACACTAGATATTTGGTTATAGTTTTTCTACCAAGCATTTTCCGAGGCTTTCATCTGTTGGATatgagatgggaaaaaaTGATGCGTTGCACGTGCTTGCATAGATTTACGAAATGCCATGATTTCAGATGGGCGCGCTGCTTATCTCTCTATCCGCTAAACTGTCTCCTGCGCGTACTTCCAACATTATGATCCAGCTCTCGCTCCACGCCTCACGCatcttgttttttatttattaggaGTACTATTGATACATGTTGAGGAGGCCAATTGGATGGATATCTAGAGCGATATCGAGTCTAGCTTTGAAAGATTATGGGTGGCAAGTCTCATGCAGCGCACGTTTCCGCACATATCCGGGTACATAGGAATTGCAACAACCTCTTTGACCctcagatgaagaaaatgtTCACGTTACGTATAGTTCGATTTACCAATGGCTTTTATTTCAAGcatattaataagaataaaaagtcCCTCTTTTCCAGACACCGCGCTAATTATCACTAAGCAGATAGTAAGAAATCCTCCATATGTTGCAAATATTTGTACAGCCCAACGTCAACGCCACTATCCATTGTCTCCTCTGCAAATCTCACCATTTGTAGTGCCTTGGGAAAGTCTTCCTCCGATGGGAAATTGCCGCTGGAGAGAGAATGTTGAATCGTTAATGCGATCCGTAGGTAGGTCCGTGGTTTTCCGGCGAATAACTTTGCCCATTTATTTTTCGGCTCgtgggtgatgatgctgtcttGTGTCTTCCCATCAGGCAGGAAGCTTGACAGAAGTTCTGGCGGGAAAGAAGAAtctgccaacagcagctcatGCTGCATGATCTCGGCAGATTCTGTTGTTTGAATGTGAGCAATTAGCTGTTTTATAAATTTCAAGACGTTGTTTGCGTTTTCGTGGAGGCCTCGGAATTTGTTCATGACGTTGGTGTAGACCATGAGATCGCGCATGTTGTCTGCGGCGGGCGCGCCAGTGTTTAGTATCTTTGCATCTAGGACTTGCCAGATGAGCGGAATAGCGGTAAAGGTAACGCTAGAGATTTGAATTAGCCTTGAGTTTCGAAGCAAGGGGTTATAGTTTGCCTACAATGTGTTTGGAAGATACTGGACAAGGCCTAGACGGGCTAACTGCATAAACATGCCAGTGATTCCCTTTAATGCTGAGTCCATCTCTGCCTGGACTTGGAGATCGTTCTTCTTGGTATCTGATGCGTGGCTAGGATTGGATACGGATAGTAGCATCATGTGATAACACAAACTTGCTCTCGCAGCACTTGAGGATGTCAGTGTACGTCTTGTCTTGGGGCGGAAGCAGTCTTACAAGTAGTAGATGAATGTCATCTTGATGAACATTGTCACAGATTTGTGGACGCCAATCGATGGAGTAGAAATCTCAAATCGTTCTCTTGTTTTCTGATACCAAACGTCCAAGAGCCCGACAACTTCAGCACAGGCATCGGACTCCCTTCCAGTGTCTGTCTCTGAGGTGACGATCTTGGGGCCAGCCGCTGGGTAGAGTATCGCAAGGGCCATGCTCAAGGGGTTGACAATCTCGCAAAATGCCGATATGAAATGTGCTATAATCTGTCTTGTCGGCCGGTCATACACTGTAGAGACTCCTAGTTCGTCTGAAAAGTCGGCAAGAAGGAGTCCCGGCTGGCTAAAGTCGAATTCGTCGCATCCAATGACCAATGGTCTTCGCAAGCTCAAGGAAATGACTCTGTCTCGCAATATGCAGGTCCACCACAGTCGTTTTAGCCGTAGTTTCGCGGGATTGCCGTCGTTTAGTGTGTGATACTGGTCTGCGTGGGCGCAACGGGCAAAGTGGACTGCGTTTACCATCCAGTATGTGTTTGTGGTATCGCTCGGCGCGGGCGTGTAATAGGTCAGCAGGAGCGCTACCTGGGCGCTGACGACATTGTCTCTGTGGATGTCGAATTGGGTCAAGGTCTGAAGCGTATCGGAGATGGTTAGATGCTGCCAAGTGATGGATGGAGCAATGGCAAACTGACCTTTGCAGCCGTATATAGTTCAAGATGAGCTGCTTGTACGCTGTTATACCCAAGACTGAGAAGCGTTGATGCTGACACGTACTATTAAATGTCAGCTATATGGCTCAGAAGATTCCAATACATCATGGTGCCCTCGTTGAACTTACAGGAGATGATATGAACAGCATTGCCCGgatcaaaagaagaggaatgCGAGCGTCTGCTGCCCAAAACTCCGCCTCGCTGACCAGAGGTATAATGGGATGAATATGTGAGAAATACTGATGGAAGAACTCTTCTAGTGCTGTTTCCGCAGGCAAGGTGAGACAGCCCTTTTCTGTCAAGTACGCTACATCGATATGGCTAAGTTGATAGAGGGATCCAGCATCGACAAAGTTGTAGTTGGAATAAGGTACGAGACGTGCTGGCGGCTGCAGTCCAAAGATGGTAGTTTTGTCATATCCCGTTCCCCAAGGATTGCCAATGCCGAAGCCATCTTGCTGTCCTATTTTGCTTGGGTCAATGGTACCATCTGCGAAGCTAAAGTTTGCGTTTAAAGCTTCTTTACTAAACTCCGATGCCTCTTGTTG is a window encoding:
- a CDS encoding uncharacterized protein (EggNog:ENOG41), with protein sequence MFKRIGNILTQGFPPKPTFTENHLGDLSDKVFIVTGGYSGVGYQLSKLLYAKNAVVYIAGRREDAGQDAIKSIKEAHPDSKGRLEFLLLDLADLSTIKAGANAFLEKETRLDVLFNNAGIMRLPKKAPTRSKQDHEIMMAVNCLGPYLFTKLLHPVIESTAKSSPAGSVRVIWLGSLMIQLMAPNGGMDLDNLDYKKKWLDEYTRYSASKAGNLFIGSEWARRDADNGILHLTVNPGNLKTPLQRDVSALEYYSMAPALHDPIYGAYSELFAGLSPDVKSEHSGQYVMPWGRFGPTRPDVEKSLSPQDGEDTSKAGKFFEYCDNQTESFA
- a CDS encoding uncharacterized protein (EggNog:ENOG41), which gives rise to MTSWFPDPRRIVTGHNSQGRAVVVADSPIPCVPTPTGANFAVLYETHQFPASNDEWVDPTKTRTTDLSNNKGIILRVVDIPPKVETVTLFHRTESLDFGILLNGEVSCHLDDGVRIDMKPGDVCVQRGTIHGWTNYSEEPARLYFVLSAATPVKIDGKSLTAYGYTKEEVESGGASH
- a CDS encoding uncharacterized protein (EggNog:ENOG41~TransMembrane:2 (o425-448i508-527o)); the protein is MGSSNSDGETSSSPPLLRARLRASHACTVCRIRKVRCDVAVTGFPCTNCRLDSANCKVLPRKRKWEQRVKRVFDQEAKEKLSQSRPIDVEKAKPSQAVYPNLQPQAATKNDQDMDSSSSSSPSVKIDPSLTPAFQQEASEFSKEALNANFSFADGTIDPSKIGQQDGFGIGNPWGTGYDKTTIFGLQPPARLVPYSNYNFVDAGSLYQLSHIDVAYLTEKGCLTLPAETALEEFFHQYFSHIHPIIPLVSEAEFWAADARIPLLLIRAMLFISSPYVSASTLLSLGYNSVQAAHLELYTAAKTLTQFDIHRDNVVSAQVALLLTYYTPAPSDTTNTYWMVNAVHFARCAHADQYHTLNDGNPAKLRLKRLWWTCILRDRVISLSLRRPLVIGCDEFDFSQPGLLLADFSDELGVSTVYDRPTRQIIAHFISAFCEIVNPLSMALAILYPAAGPKIVTSETDTGRESDACAEVVGLLDVWYQKTRERFEISTPSIGVHKSVTMFIKMTFIYYFAARASLCYHMMLLSVSNPSHASDTKKNDLQVQAEMDSALKGITGMFMQLARLGLVQYLPNTFVTFTAIPLIWQVLDAKILNTGAPAADNMRDLMVYTNVMNKFRGLHENANNVLKFIKQLIAHIQTTESAEIMQHELLLADSSFPPELLSSFLPDGKTQDSIITHEPKNKWAKLFAGKPRTYLRIALTIQHSLSSGNFPSEEDFPKALQMVRFAEETMDSGVDVGLYKYLQHMEDFLLSA